A window of the Rhinoraja longicauda isolate Sanriku21f chromosome 20, sRhiLon1.1, whole genome shotgun sequence genome harbors these coding sequences:
- the LOC144603515 gene encoding leucine-rich repeat and transmembrane domain-containing protein 2-like: protein MLMMNAVTSTIVMKGRKVSRTCPPFLVFMVLTIVDDLLACPTHCSCKNYEVDCSNLGLVTIPTDIPSNTKFLSLSNNKLSTLQALTFTNFTTLAKLDLSNNYLDQLPTNVFDYIRNLIDLNLRNNSIRNLDKNIFYKTTNLQRLDLSVNGISQIPLLLFDEMQNLTWLNLEENRMPNLEREIFEPLEVLQQLQLGGNPWECDCSLRDFKHWMEWFQYKGGKLDGIECSLPKGLRGKDLRVIPIEMFNYCIQLEDENKSSANGKTVPAPPCVKQEVVTARPHYIHTTDCIRQRYRPVSVRRAIGTVIIAGVLCGIVCIMMVVAGAYGCIYASLMAKYHRELKKRQPLMGDGEQEQEEQKQASSMA from the exons ATGTTAATGATGAATGCTGTAACAAGTACAATTGTGATGAAGGGGAGAAAGGTTTCACGGACAT GTCCCCCGTTCTTGGTCTTCATGGTACTAACTATTGTTGATGACTTGTTAGCATGTCCCACACACTGTTCTTGTAAAAATTATGAAGTGGATTGCAGCAATCTTGGCCTGGTGACGATTCCAACAGACATTCCATCAAACACCAAATTTCTCTCGCTCAGTAACAACAAACTTAGCACCTTGCAGGCACTCACATTTACTAATTTTACCACACTGGCGAAGCTGGACCTGTCCAACAACTACCTGGACCAACTACCAACAAATGTATTTGATTACATCAGGAACCTGATCGACCTCAACTTACGAAATAACAGCATTCGAAACCTGGATAAAAATATCTTCTATAAGACCACCAACTTGCAGAGATTAGATCTTTCTGTTAATGGTATCTCTCAGATTCCACTACTCTTATTTGATGAGATGCAGAACTTGACCTGGTTGAACTTGGAAGAGAACAGGATGCCAAATCTTGAAAGAGAGATCTTTGAGCCACTTGAGGTTCTTCAGCAATTACAACTTGGTGGAAATCCCTGGGAGTGTGACTGCAGTCTGAGGGATTTCAAACACTGGATGGAATGGTTCCAGTACAAAG GTGGAAAACTTGATGGAATTGAATGTTCTCTGCCAAAAGGCCTCCGTGGGAAAGATCTCAGAGTAATTCCAATCGAGATGTTCAACTACTGCATCCAACTGGAGGATGAAAATAAATCTTCGGCAAATGGAAAAACAGTCCCTGCACCTCCCTGTGTGAAGCAAGAGGTTGTCACTGCAAGACCACACTACATTCATACTACAGACTGTATAAGACAACGCTACCGTCCAGTCAGTGTTAGGCGAGCCATTGGGACAGTCATCATTGCTGGAGTCTTATGTGGCATTGTTTGCATCATGATGGTGGTGGCTGGAGCATATGGCTGTATATATGCCTCCTTGATGGCAAAATACCACCGGGAGCTTAAAAAGCGCCAGCCATTGATGGGAGATGGTGAGCAAGAGCAGGAGGAACAAAAGCAAGCCTCCTCCATGGCCTGA